The Candidatus Babeliales bacterium DNA window TTTTGGCGATTCTGGCCGAGCATACCTAACCAAGGGATTTTACGACTAATTACCCCTATTCTGCTAGCTAAAAGCCCCCTTTTACACACGAAAACATTTCCATTTGACACACAATTGGCCAATGCTATACTTGTTATTAAATGGATAGAAATAAAAACCAGGGGGTTATTATGGAAAAGGTAAGAAAGTATTCGTTCGTAGGCATAGGTTTATTCATAGCATCGCTATTTGGAACACAAATGACACGTCCAATGGCGCAGCAAATGTTTGATACCGCCAAATCATATTCCGCTGCAGCCCTTACTGCAGTAAAAAACACGGGCCTAGATCTTGGGGCAAAAACATTACAATTTACCAGCAAATGGGGCTCTAAAGGACTCGATGCTGGATATACATGGGCAAAAGAAAACCCTCGATATTCAAAGCCAATTGGTAGCGTCGTAACTGCATATACCCTGTACAAAATAATCTCAAAAATCGGACCAACAAGACTATATAACATAGCTAATACGGGCGTTAAACTAACAATAAAAACTATATCGCTTTTAAAAAATATTATTACACCACCAATGCTTGTAGCAATTCTTTATACTGTATGGAAAAAAGAGCTAACCATAAAAAACGTGACCGCAACGGTTACTGTTCTTGACACTCAAGCTGATGGTCTGCACCTAGAACTTGATGCAGCAAAAAAAGCTGGGGCAAAAGCACAAGAACTATTAATTGATGTCTTAGAAAAATATGGTGCTACTCTAGAAACAAATACCACACAACAAAGAATTTTCAACCCGCTAGCATTACGTGCTGCATGGGTTAGCTTCAAGGATATGCTTGTGCCATCGGCAATTGGGTCTGGATCAATTCCACTGAAATAAACAAATTTTATATACCTCACATTTACGATAAAAAAGGGATGCAACACGCGTCCCTTTTTTATTTTTTCATTATCTTTCATAAATCAATTGAAATATTTCATCACATGCATCACAATTATATACAGCAATTTGAAACACATATCGCACTAAAAATTAATTATTTCTAAATTTTATGGGACTCATTGTGAAATCATACAAAATTATATTATTTTTAATTACCGGATTACTGATCTTACCCAGCCACATACATGGGCTCAGAATACGTACCATCTTTGCCACGGCAGTTGTTGGGACCTATGGGACCTATCTATACACGCAACTATATCCAGAAGATAAAGTGACTCTAGCAATCAATAAAGATGCTGCGGATGCTAAACAAGCAATAGAACGATTCGCACGAAAAAAAGAAGTGACCAATGCTGTTATGTACGTGGGAGATACAATAGAAGATGTGGGCGCAGAACTAAACATACTTTTTAAAAGACTGTCCGGACAAAGTCATACTGCAGAGCAAGCCAAAAACGAATTGCGCAAAAAAACAAGATCAGCTGCACGATTTATTGACGAAAAAAGAGAAAACGTCTCTAGAGCAGCAGAAACCCTCGGACTCCGATTAACGGCGAGTAAATAAGAGCTTATCCGAAAATTCTCGCCATATTTGAAAGCTAACCAGAGCAAGAATCCCACGGTCGTCGTCGCGAGCCGCCATTGGCGTGCGTGGCGATCCAGATTAATAAAGGAATATTAGGTGAATACAATTAAGAATGATCTATTTTGCAGCGCTCATACTGAGCGAACAAAATTGCCTGGATCGCCACGCATACGCTCGCGAAGACGATCGGGAGTCAACAGCTTCCTACAATCTCCAACCATTGCAATATTTTGCAATACATTAATCCACCAACTAATTTTCGGATAAGCTCTAAATCGTAAACCATGCATAAGCATAATTTTTGTAGACATATCATAAAAACAGAGGAATCATCGTGAAAACGATAAAAGTTACATTATTTTTAATTGCAGGATTAACCGCATTGCCAACTCACATTCAGACGGAAATGCCATCTCAATCGGTTCTACAAACAAAAAACGAACAATCTTCATGGTTGAGTAGACATAAAGGAAAAATTGTTGTTGCTGCAGTATTAACGGGTGGTTGCATTTATGGCGGCATACAATTTATTGGTTTCACTAAAAAAGTGATCGATACCATCGCAAAAGACCCTAAGGTACAAGAGGCCACAAAAAAAGTGGTCGCAACTGCAAATATTGTAGAGCCAAGATACAGAAGGCATCTAGAGGAAGCATTATCACTCGATTTAAAAGCCAGGATAACAAGAGATTTGACAGAACACTCAGCAGAAATGCTCAAGATAATCGGACAAGAGGCAGCAGGAATATCATGTCGGTTTGCAAGACTGACACTTTCCGCGAAGAAGCGAGCGGCATTCATTGGTTATGACGCAGAAAATGCTAGACTCAAAGCACTCGCGGCAATAGCAAAAAAGCTTACCAAGGATTAAAAAGAGAATGCTATAACCCCCTAAGATATAGCATCCTCTTTTTCTCATTTACCAATAAACTGCTGTAAAAAATTAAGATTGACTGGTTCTGGTCGGACTTGCACACGATCAGAACCATCTCGTAATTCTACTGAATAATGCACCGCATCATCTGATTGAGCAAATGAAGCCGCTTTTTGATGCACCATCTCATATCCCATATCCTGCAATACCTGACTCATCTTGCTAATATGAGCGCCACCTGCAACTGCTAAAATAACGCGTGCTTGTTTGGCATTTACCACCGCATGAAGCATTTTCAAATCGAGCAACTCACTATCAAACGTCAACCAATGCTTTAAATATTCCAATCGTTTTTTTACTGTTGTACACGAATCTAAAATATCTGCTACACACGCTTGCTGACCATGCTCAACAGACAACTGTTTTAATTGCACGTGCATTCTACCCAGGCTTTCTTTATACACTTTTGATAAATAGCGACCATCTTTAAATGCCTGAATTTCTTTCATCACCGCGCCAATTTCCTGCATCAATGATGCAACGGTAATTTCCGTCGCTGAAGGAAATGTATACATATTATGCTGGATATTATTAAAAATTGGACCAAATGCAGCAACCCTACAATAGCGGTACTCCACGTTTTCCACCGGAACTGATAATTGTTTACATTTTTTTGCCAGACCACCGAGAATACCACCCCGCGAATCAATACAAAAATTACCACACCTGCTACGCCCCCCGGCTCCTGGTGAACTGAGATCTTCTGTAACTACCAACAAATCATTTCGATTACATCCCAATAAAAAACGATCGATATCAGCCTGCTGATTCTTAATTATGCCGTGCTGTTTATCATGAAAATCACTCAGCCCAATGACATAGTGCGGCAACTGTGTAGCCGGTGACACCGTTTTTAAAATCTTTATTTCATAAATATATGCATGCATCTGAGATGATATAATCATAAAAAATATACTGCCAAACCACTTCATTTGCTTCCTCTCGCCTAACAACTAGCCACATGCCTTTTTACATGCCATAGTTACACCTTACGATAATAACAGGTTTGCAACCGATCAATCAATATTTTATATATAAATTTTTCTTATTGGATTATCGACGCGCGGCGAAAGCATGATTTAAAAAGATTAATAACAAAAATGTTAAACTGTTTTCTCAGGAAAAATAGTAATAGAGGCGACTTCAAGCTGCTTTTGCAAACCGAATGTTCGCGATTCGCCAACTTTGACAATATGCATTTGCTTGCCCGCAAGATGGGCTCTCTGGTGGTACCACCAATCTTTTAATAAAAAAAGCGGCGCATCAAATTCATCTTCCCCAAAAGCAAATGTTCCCCAATGCATCGGAACAAAATGCCGAGCGCCAAGATCAAGAAATGCCTGGACCGATTCTTGCACACCCATATGAGTTTTAGCCATCCATTTTCTCGGTTCACACGGTGCAATCGGCATCAGTGCAATATCAATAGGAGCACATTCTTGAGCAATGAGCGCAAAATGCTCCGAATAAGCAGTGTCTCCTGCAAAATAGATGGTATATCCATCCTTTTCGATTAACCAACTGCCCCACAAGGAACAGTTTTTATCAAAAAGCGATCGTTGCGACCAATGCACCGCTGGCAAAAAGGTAAACTGTATGTTCTCTGCAAATCGTCCCACCTTACTAGCGCCATATTTTTGCCACCAGCCATGCTCTACCACATGAGCGAATCCACGAGCATCAAACCATTTTTTATCCCCTTCAGGTACCAAAAATGTCGCTCCTGGATGCTGATCTCGCAACCATTCCAATGCTGCGGCATCCATATGATCCATATGATTATGGGAAATTAAAATGAAATGGATAGGAGGCAGCTGCTCCAACGAAACGCCTGCCGGTAATATTCTTCTATAAAAAATCGTACTACCGCCAAAAATAGGATCTGTGAGGATATTGATCCCTCCGATCTGTATTAAAAATGAGGAATGCCCAATCCAAACAATTTCAGGTTCAGCTTTATAATGGTAGGTGAGAAGCGGCTTAGAAACCCATTCCATAAGATCTGTTGGGGTCTTACGTTTTACTAACTTTATATATCGCAAATACTCATAAATCATGTGAAAGAGGTATCCCTCAATCTTTTCATTTTGATAGTTGTAATAACGACCATCAGATTTATACGGATATATACGTTGGAGGGGCTTTGTGCTCATATGGTTAAAAATTTACCCCCACCCAGACAGAACGTCATGGATAGGGGAAATGGAGGTTATCTAATTAATAATTGATTGTATGATAGCGTAACCGTCTGAAAAAAGCAACTTCATTTTTAAAGTCTTATGGCTAGCCCAGAAAGAACATTTCCATTAGAAATCGAAAACCAAGGATCATGCGTTGACATAAGCCCGCCTATCCTATACGCTCTTTTCATGGCTAAAATCAAAAAATACCCTGGTCTAACTCTGTACAATCCCCTCGCCAAATTAACAGATGAAAACTTCATCAGCAAAGCAATTCAAGAATGCATAACAAATAACGACCCGAATGGTGTCTTAGAAGTAATTAGGATATATCGCAACGCCTTAAAAAAATCCCACATTTCTCGATCAACAAAAGAACCGTCATAACGACGGATCACCCCAAGCAATGCATATACAAATTTTTCCAAAAAATCTTACTGCCACCAGCCATCGGAAGCAATGCGTACCCATTTTTTAAAACAGTAAGCATCCGCTGCGCATAATCATACTGCTTTTTATCTTTTGCTATTAATCCATCTTTACTACGCTCAAGCCAATACGCAAGCAGCTGGTCAAGCAATTGCAAGGTCTCTCGTTCATTAATTTTGGATTGATCAATTAATTTTAAAAATTCTGCTGCACGCTCTACTCCGATCTGAGTGAAGCTAACCAACAACGGTTGGTATACCGTCTCTGAAGTGGTTGACTGCAACAACCGAATAATGCACCGTGAGCGGACGGTAGGCAATAGTTGCTCCTGTCGCTCAGCAAGTAATATAAAATGGTAACCCGCCGGCGGCTCTTCCATCGATTTTAATAATCTATTGGCGCATGCAGGAGTTAAAAAGTCAGCTTTTTGAATCACAAAAAAATGATGTTGCCCATCGCCCAAAGCAAATACAATTGTTTTAAAGATAAGATCTATTTGTTCAAGGGTGTACTGCTTTTCTGGAGCAAGCCACGTA harbors:
- a CDS encoding MBL fold metallo-hydrolase, whose translation is MSTKPLQRIYPYKSDGRYYNYQNEKIEGYLFHMIYEYLRYIKLVKRKTPTDLMEWVSKPLLTYHYKAEPEIVWIGHSSFLIQIGGINILTDPIFGGSTIFYRRILPAGVSLEQLPPIHFILISHNHMDHMDAAALEWLRDQHPGATFLVPEGDKKWFDARGFAHVVEHGWWQKYGASKVGRFAENIQFTFLPAVHWSQRSLFDKNCSLWGSWLIEKDGYTIYFAGDTAYSEHFALIAQECAPIDIALMPIAPCEPRKWMAKTHMGVQESVQAFLDLGARHFVPMHWGTFAFGEDEFDAPLFLLKDWWYHQRAHLAGKQMHIVKVGESRTFGLQKQLEVASITIFPEKTV